Proteins encoded in a region of the Actinomycetota bacterium genome:
- a CDS encoding S16 family serine protease: MRRTARVVALVVLFAIAFAAAWIRLPYYAVGPGPANDVAPLIDVQDVPRYASEGTLILTTVRWQQVTALQSLVAWIDESRFIVGEEAIYPPGADREQEQERAISQMDQSKIDASIVVLNELFDYPEEHGKGALIQAVGPDCPAEGELFVGDVVLAIDGRRVDSTQEARRTIDRVPLDEPLAFRVRAAGEVHDIELLREPCVPDNEEPLVGISMVDAFPFPIEISSGDVGGPSGGLMFSLGLYDALTPEDLTGGRTIAGTGTIDPGGDVGPIGNIADKVIGAERAGASVFLVPADNMDELADVDTEGMRLISVATFDDAVEALEGL, encoded by the coding sequence ATGAGACGCACCGCCCGCGTTGTCGCCCTCGTCGTCCTGTTCGCCATCGCGTTCGCCGCGGCCTGGATCCGGCTGCCCTACTACGCGGTCGGGCCGGGGCCGGCGAACGACGTCGCGCCGCTGATCGACGTGCAGGACGTGCCCCGGTACGCATCCGAGGGCACGCTGATCTTGACGACCGTACGCTGGCAGCAGGTCACCGCGCTCCAGTCGCTCGTGGCGTGGATCGACGAGTCGCGGTTCATCGTCGGCGAGGAGGCGATCTATCCCCCCGGAGCCGATCGCGAGCAGGAGCAGGAGCGCGCGATCTCCCAGATGGACCAGAGCAAGATCGACGCGTCGATCGTGGTCCTCAACGAGCTGTTCGACTACCCGGAGGAACATGGCAAGGGCGCCCTGATCCAGGCCGTCGGTCCCGATTGCCCGGCCGAGGGCGAGCTCTTCGTCGGCGACGTGGTGCTGGCGATCGACGGCCGACGCGTCGACTCGACCCAGGAGGCGAGGCGGACGATCGACCGCGTGCCGCTCGACGAGCCGCTGGCCTTCCGGGTGCGCGCCGCTGGCGAGGTCCACGACATCGAGCTGCTGCGGGAGCCCTGCGTCCCCGACAACGAGGAACCGCTGGTCGGCATCAGCATGGTCGACGCGTTCCCGTTCCCGATCGAGATCTCGAGCGGCGACGTGGGCGGTCCCTCGGGCGGCCTGATGTTCTCGTTGGGCCTGTACGACGCGCTCACCCCCGAGGACCTCACGGGGGGGCGGACGATCGCCGGCACCGGCACGATCGACCCCGGTGGCGACGTCGGCCCGATCGGGAACATCGCCGACAAGGTGATCGGGGCCGAGCGCGCGGGAGCGTCCGTCTTCCTCGTGCCCGCCGACAACATGGACGAGCTCGCCGACGTCGACACCGAGGGCATGCGGCTCATCTCCGTGGCGACGTTCGACGACGCCGTCGAGGCGCTCGAGGGGCTGTGA
- a CDS encoding rod shape-determining protein → MGRDLAIDLGTANTLVYRQGEGVVFDEPAVVAVRADTGEVLAMGEEAWQLLGNDAGNVLAVRPLKQGTMTEFDVTQAMIEVVIRRTMTVRFPRPRVLVAVPSMSSEVERRAIEDAIRSAGVRQVTLVEEPLAAAIGAGLPVHEPVGHLVVDIGGGRSEMAVVSMGGVVSGRSAALGGFDLDGAVQQHIRTEYGVAIGEKAAEEIKVAIGSAFPTPGSKAAVVIGRELATGNTVEVKVTEDEIRKAIGEPVHGIVEATRLTLAEAPPELTHDVLETGMFLTGGGALLRGFDMLLAQECEVPVHVVERPLETVVVGTGRMLEHLEDYRSAFQLVRRR, encoded by the coding sequence ATGGGCCGCGATCTCGCGATCGACCTCGGGACCGCGAACACCCTCGTCTACCGACAGGGCGAAGGTGTGGTGTTCGATGAGCCCGCCGTCGTCGCCGTGCGGGCGGACACCGGCGAGGTGCTCGCCATGGGTGAGGAAGCATGGCAGCTGCTCGGCAACGACGCTGGCAACGTGCTCGCGGTGCGACCGCTCAAGCAGGGCACGATGACCGAATTCGACGTGACGCAGGCCATGATCGAGGTCGTGATCCGCCGCACGATGACCGTGCGCTTCCCGCGTCCCCGGGTCCTGGTGGCCGTGCCGTCGATGAGCTCGGAGGTCGAGCGCCGTGCGATCGAGGACGCGATCCGGTCGGCGGGGGTGCGCCAGGTGACATTGGTCGAGGAACCACTCGCCGCCGCGATCGGCGCCGGGCTGCCCGTGCACGAGCCGGTGGGACACCTCGTCGTCGACATCGGCGGCGGCCGCTCGGAGATGGCGGTCGTGTCGATGGGGGGCGTCGTGAGCGGCCGCTCGGCCGCGCTCGGCGGGTTCGATCTCGACGGCGCCGTTCAGCAACACATCCGCACCGAGTACGGCGTCGCGATCGGGGAGAAGGCCGCCGAGGAGATCAAGGTCGCGATCGGATCGGCCTTCCCGACGCCGGGCAGCAAGGCCGCCGTCGTGATCGGACGCGAGCTCGCCACCGGGAACACCGTCGAGGTGAAGGTCACCGAGGACGAGATCCGCAAGGCGATCGGCGAGCCGGTGCACGGCATCGTCGAGGCCACCCGCCTCACGCTCGCCGAGGCGCCGCCCGAGCTCACGCATGACGTGCTCGAGACGGGCATGTTCCTCACCGGCGGGGGAGCGCTGCTGCGGGGCTTCGACATGTTGCTGGCCCAGGAGTGCGAGGTGCCCGTTCACGTCGTGGAACGGCCGCTCGAGACGGTGGTCGTCGGCACGGGTCGCATGCTCGAGCACCTCGAGGATTACCGGTCGGCGTTCCAGCTCGTCCGCCGTCGGTGA
- a CDS encoding molybdenum cofactor biosynthesis protein MoaE, translating into MSDLRTGSDPDASVLTRVQDAPLSLDEAAAAVADPAAGAVCIFTGTVRDHSDAGGVTGLTYEAWHELAEQRLHELAGEILERWPARRVAIVHRVGSLEVGETSVIVAVSAPHRAEAFEACRHGIERLKEDVPIWKKEGLVSGEAHWVMGS; encoded by the coding sequence GTGTCCGACCTGCGAACCGGCTCCGACCCCGACGCGAGCGTCCTGACGCGCGTGCAGGATGCGCCGCTCTCGCTCGACGAGGCGGCGGCGGCCGTTGCCGACCCGGCCGCCGGCGCGGTGTGCATCTTCACCGGCACGGTGCGCGATCATTCCGACGCCGGAGGCGTCACCGGCCTCACCTACGAGGCCTGGCACGAGCTCGCGGAGCAGCGGCTCCATGAGCTCGCCGGTGAGATCCTGGAGCGCTGGCCGGCTCGCCGCGTCGCGATCGTGCACCGCGTCGGCTCGCTCGAGGTCGGCGAGACGAGCGTGATCGTCGCCGTCTCGGCGCCCCACCGCGCCGAGGCGTTCGAGGCCTGTCGCCACGGCATCGAGCGGCTCAAGGAGGACGTGCCCATCTGGAAGAAGGAAGGCCTCGTCTCAGGCGAGGCCCACTGGGTGATGGGCAGCTAG